A part of Neoarius graeffei isolate fNeoGra1 chromosome 8, fNeoGra1.pri, whole genome shotgun sequence genomic DNA contains:
- the tgfb5 gene encoding transforming growth factor beta-2 proprotein — MWFINIALLILKLSVSAEGFSTCQSYDLDDHKSKRIEAVRGQILSKLRIRSPPDPAAAPQPDAVPFEVMLLYNSTKDLLKERAHHAESACERESSEEDYYAKEVQRVDMLPQRADSNTINTVPQSPYFRVVKFDVTNVDRNSSTLVKAEFRIYRLQNTHARATEQRVEIYQILKSDDVTGFPHRYIDSRTVQPQAKGAWLSVDVTETVKEWMAYKEKSLGLMLSVHCPCCTFVPSTNNIVPNKSEELEARFAGVDDELIRPNRRPSVTKGPIEFSTKTPHLILTLLPTDRLENSNKKNRKKRAAADATTCARNADQGCCLRSLYIDFRRDLNWKWIHEPKGYKANFCAGNCPYLWSADNHYNMILPLYNKMNPEASASPCCVPQDLEPLTIVYFLGRTPRVEQLSNMVVKSCKCR, encoded by the exons ATGTGGTTTATCAATATCGCGCTGCTTATCCTAAAGTTATCCGTTTCAGCTGAGGGCTTTTCAACGTGCCAGTCGTACGACTTGGACGATCATAAGTCGAAGAGGATAGAGGCGGTGCGCGGGCAGATCCTGAGCAAGCTACGCATCCGATCACCTCCGGATCCCGCAGCAGCCCCGCAACCGGACGCGGTGCCCTTTGAGGTCATGCTGCTTTATAACAGCACCAAGGATCTGCTGAAGGAGCGCGCGCACCACGCCGAGTCCGCCTGCGAGCGCGAGAGCAGCGAGGAAGATTACTACGCCAAAGAGGTGCAGAGAGTGGACATGCTGCCTCAGCGCGCCGACTCCA ATACGATAAACACAGTGCCTCAGAGTCCATATTTCAGAGTGGTGAAGTTTGACGTCACCAATGTAGACAGGAATTCTAGCACGCTTGTCAAGGCAGAGTTTCGCATATACAGGCTGCAGAACACGCATGCACGAGCCACGGAGCAGCGAGTGGAAATATACCAG attctgaaatctgatgatgttacaGGTTTCCCTCATAGGTATATAGATTCCAGAACTGTGCAGCCACAAGCCAAGGGGGCGTGGCTGTCTGTTGACGTCACCGAGACCGTGAAAGAGTGGATGGCTTATAAAG AGAAGAGCTTGGGCCTGATGCTCAGTGTTCATTGTCCATGCTGCACATTTGTTCCATCTACGAATAATATTGTGCCCAACAAGAGTGAGGAGTTGGAAGCTCGATTTGCAG GTGTTGACGATGAGCTGATTCGCCCTAACAGGAGGCCAAGTGTGACTAAAGGCCCGATAGAGTTCAGTACTAAAACACCACACCTCATACTGACCCTGCTGCCCACAGATCGGTTGGAGAACTCCAACAAAAAGAACCGTAAGAAGAGGGCAGCCGCTGATGCTACAACATGCGCCAG GAATGCAGATCAAGGCTGTTGTTTAAGGTCTTTGTACATTGATTTCCGTCGAGACCTAAACTGGAAATGGATCCATGAACCAAAAGGATACAAAGCAAACTTCTGTGCTGGCAACTGCCCCTACTTGTGGAGTGCAGACAATCACTATAATATG ATTTTGCCACTTTATAACAAAATGAATCCTGAGGCATCGGCGTCTCCCTGCTGCGTGCCCCAGGACCTGGAGCCTCTCACTATCGTGTATTTCCTTGGTCGGACTCCACGGGTGGAGCagctgtcaaacatggtggtgaaATCCTGCAAATGCCGCTGA